The segment CGCGCCAGCAGCTCCCGGAACGACGGGTCCCCCGAGAGGTCCAGGCGCAGGGGGAGGGTGTTCAGGAAGTTGCCCACCACCCCCTCCAGCTCGGGACGGGGGCGGTCGGCGACCGGCACCCCCACCACCATGTCGTGCTGCCCGCTCCAGCGGGCGAGGAGCACGGCGAACGCGGCGAGCATCGTCATGAACGGCGTCGCCCCCTCCCGCCGGCCCAGCTCCCGCACCGCCCCCGCGAGCTCCGGGGCCAGGACCAGGCTCTCCCGCTCGCCGCGGGCGGTCTGCACCGGGGGCCGCGGGTGGTCGAGGGGGAGGTCCAGGTGGTCCGGGGCCCCGGCCAGGCGCTCCCGCCACCACTCCAGCTGCGGCGCGAGGTCGCCTCCCTCCAGGCGCCGGCGCTGCCAGACGGCGAAGTCCGCGTACTGGACGGGGAGCGCGGGGAGGCGCGGCTCCTCGCCCCGGGCGAGGGCCCGGTAGCAGGCGGCCAGGTCCTGGAAGAGGACCCCTAGCGACCACCCGTCCCCGGCCACGTGGTGCAGGTGGACGAGGAGCAGGTGCTCCGCCCCGCCGAGGCGGACCAGGTGGGCGCGGAGCACGCGACCGTCCACGAGGTCGAAGCGCGCCACCGCCTCCCCGGCCTGGAGCTCCGCCGCGCGCGCCTCGCGCTCGCCGGGGGGAAGGTGCCCCAGGTCGCTCACCGCCAGGGGAGCCTCCGCCGCCGGGGCGACGAGCTGGTACGGGCGCCCCCCGGCGATACCGTAGCGGGTGCGCAGGACCTCGTGGCGGGCCGCCACCCGGCGGAGCGCCTCCGCCAGGAGCTCCGGGTCCACCGCTCCCCGCAGGCGCAGGGCGGCGGGGATCCCGTGAACCGGCGAGCCGGAGTCGAGCTGGTCCAGGAACCAGAGGCGCTCCTGGGCCCAGGAGAGGGGGAGGGGTTCCCCGCGCGGCACCCGCGGGATCTCGTCCTCCGCCACGCCCTCCGCCTCCTCCAGGCGGCGGGCCAGCTCGCCGAGCGTGGGCGCCTCGAACACGGCACGCAGCGGGAGCTCCACCCCCCGGGCACGGCGCAGGCGGGCCACCAACCGGCCGGCCAGGAGCGAGTGGCCGCCCAGCTCGAAGAAGTCGTCGGCCACCCCCACCCGCCCGGTGCCCAGGAGCTCGCCCCAGAGCCCGGCGAGCAGCTCCTCGGCCGGGGTGGAGGGCGGCGCGTGCTGGCGCTCCTCCCCGGCGTCCCACCAGGGCGGCGTCGGGAGCGCCCCGCGGTCCACCTTGCCGCTCGCGGTGGTGGGGAGGCGCTCCAGGGGGACGAAGGCGGCGGGCACCATGGCCGCGGGAAGCCGCCCGCCTAGCCGCCGCCGCAGATCGGCGGCCGTGGGCGGCTCCCCCTCGGGGACGATCCACGCCACCAGCCGTCCGTCTCCGGGACCGGCCTCGCGCACGGCCACGACCGCCTCGCGCACCCCCGGGCAGGCGCGCAGGGCCGCCTCCACCTCGCCGGCCTCCACCCGCATGCCCCGCACCTTGAGCTGCAGGTCCAGCCGGCCGAGGAACTCCAGCTCGCCGTCTCCCCTCCAGCGGGCCAGGTCGCCGGTGCGGTAGAGGCGCGCTCCCGGGGGGCCGAAGGGGTCGGGGACGAAGCGCTCCGCCGTCAGCTCCGGCCGCCCCAGGTAGCCGCGGCCCACCTGCACCCCGCCGATGGCGAGCTCTCCCGGGACTCCCGGCGGCGCCGGCTCGAAGTGCTCGTCGAGCACGTGGAGCCGCGTGTTCGCCACCGGCCGGCCGATCGGCACCACCCCCTCCTCCCCCGGCGGGCAGCGCCGCCAGGAGACGTCCACCGCCGCCTCGGTGGGGCCGTAGAGGTTGAACAGGGGGGCACCCACCCGGGCGTGCCACCTCTCCACCAGGTCGCGGGGGAGGGCCTCGCCGCTCGCGATCGTCCGCCGGAGGACCGCGCAGGCGGCGAGGGCCTCCGCGCCCTGCTCCAGGAAGGCGCGGAGCATGGAGGGGACGAAGTGGACGGTGGTGATCCCGGCCTCGGTGATGGTGCGCGCCAGGGCCACCGGGTCCCGGTGCTCGCCCGGGGGGGCGAGCACCAGGCGCGCGCCGGCCACCAGCGGCCAGAAGAGCTCCCAGACCGAGACGTCGAAGGAGATCGGGGTCTTCTGCAGCACCCGGTCGTCGGGCCCGAGGGCGAGGGCCTCCTGCATCCAGAGAAGGCGGTTGGCGATCCCCCGGTGCGAGTTCATCGCCCCCTTGGGCCGGCCGGTGGACCCCGAGGTGAAGAGGACGTAGGCGAGGCCCTCCGGCGCCACCTCCACGGCGGGGGGCGTGTCCGGCTCGCCGGAGAGCTCCTCTTCCAGGCGGTCCAGGAGCACGACCGGGCAGGACGCCTGCAGCCGCGCCGCGTGGCGCTCCTGGGCGAGGAGCACCGTCGGCGCGGCGTCCTCCAGGACCAGGGCCAGGCGCTCCGGCGGATCGTCCGGATCGAGGGGGACCCAGGCGCCGCCGGCCTGGAGCGTGGCGAGGAGGGCCACCGGCAGCTCCAGCGAGCGCTCGCAGAGGACGCCCACCCGCGCCTCCGGCCCCACCCCCAGCCGCCGCAGCCGGTGGGCCAGGCGGGCGGCCAGGCGGACGAGCGCGGAGCAGGTCAGCGTCGCCCCGCCGGACTCGACGGCCACGGCGTGCGGCGTGCGCCGGGCCTGCTCCTCCACCAGCCGGTGCAGCAGCGCGGGCCCGCCGTACTCCCGCTCCGTGGCGTTCCACAGGTGGAGCACCCGGCGCCGCTCCTCCTCCCCCGCCAGGGGAAGGCGCGACAGCGGCAGCTCCGGC is part of the Longimicrobiaceae bacterium genome and harbors:
- a CDS encoding amino acid adenylation domain-containing protein, which codes for RVSGAPPALPPLRLQYADYAAWQRRRLAGERLAEELAWWRERLAGCPPLELPTDHPRPRALSGRGARHAFTLEAPLAAALRELARRERTTLFTVLVAGFQALLGRWSRQEDLAVATAVSHRPHRELEGVVGCFLNDLVLRADLSGDPSFRELLGRAHETVVGALAHQELPFERLVEELQPRRDLSRHPLFQAMVVLENAPISEVRLPGLTLRPLPLDAGTARFDLTLSVVDGAAELEATLEHSTELFTPETAARMADHLVRLLAGAAAEPELPLSRLPLAGEEERRRVLHLWNATEREYGGPALLHRLVEEQARRTPHAVAVESGGATLTCSALVRLAARLAHRLRRLGVGPEARVGVLCERSLELPVALLATLQAGGAWVPLDPDDPPERLALVLEDAAPTVLLAQERHAARLQASCPVVLLDRLEEELSGEPDTPPAVEVAPEGLAYVLFTSGSTGRPKGAMNSHRGIANRLLWMQEALALGPDDRVLQKTPISFDVSVWELFWPLVAGARLVLAPPGEHRDPVALARTITEAGITTVHFVPSMLRAFLEQGAEALAACAVLRRTIASGEALPRDLVERWHARVGAPLFNLYGPTEAAVDVSWRRCPPGEEGVVPIGRPVANTRLHVLDEHFEPAPPGVPGELAIGGVQVGRGYLGRPELTAERFVPDPFGPPGARLYRTGDLARWRGDGELEFLGRLDLQLKVRGMRVEAGEVEAALRACPGVREAVVAVREAGPGDGRLVAWIVPEGEPPTAADLRRRLGGRLPAAMVPAAFVPLERLPTTASGKVDRGALPTPPWWDAGEERQHAPPSTPAEELLAGLWGELLGTGRVGVADDFFELGGHSLLAGRLVARLRRARGVELPLRAVFEAPTLGELARRLEEAEGVAEDEIPRVPRGEPLPLSWAQERLWFLDQLDSGSPVHGIPAALRLRGAVDPELLAEALRRVAARHEVLRTRYGIAGGRPYQLVAPAAEAPLAVSDLGHLPPGEREARAAELQAGEAVARFDLVDGRVLRAHLVRLGGAEHLLLVHLHHVAGDGWSLGVLFQDLAACYRALARGEEPRLPALPVQYADFAVWQRRRLEGGDLAPQLEWWRERLAGAPDHLDLPLDHPRPPVQTARGERESLVLAPELAGAVRELGRREGATPFMTMLAAFAVLLARWSGQHDMVVGVPVADRPRPELEGVVGNFLNTLPLRLDLSGDPSFRELLARVREVALGAFARKEVPFEAILEALQLRRDLARTPLFQVFFNVLNFPLPPLELPGAEVEPADTPEPPARFDLTLYTADEGAGTRCDLVYNADLFGRDRMAEALRQLRAVLEQAVADPERPVGALSLVTPEARRMLPDPAAPLDGSWRGPVPAWL